A genomic segment from Xyrauchen texanus isolate HMW12.3.18 chromosome 21, RBS_HiC_50CHRs, whole genome shotgun sequence encodes:
- the tbxas1 gene encoding LOW QUALITY PROTEIN: thromboxane-A synthase (The sequence of the model RefSeq protein was modified relative to this genomic sequence to represent the inferred CDS: inserted 1 base in 1 codon) produces MLDVRSRRECLSLEHFDVVNHPDELACTEQGTGNGQENSPGHESSKRTQQKTMRTEDEIMAQSFIFLLAGYEMSSNTLAFTCYLLAIHPDCQAKIQQEVDTFFTRHETVDYTNVQELKYLDMVICEALRLYPPAFRFSREIGPESVVNGQFLPKGSSLEIPVGFLHHDXHWPEPEKFIPERFTPEAKASRNPFVYLPFGAGPRSCVAMRFLWS; encoded by the exons ATGCTAGATGTGAGAAGCCGCCGTGAGTGTTTGTCTCTGGAGCATTTTGATGTGGTAAACCACCCCGATGAACTGGCTTGCACAGAGCAGGGGACAGGCAACGGACAGGAAAACAGTCCTGGCCATGAATCCAGCAAGCGCACCCAGCAGAAGACAATGAGGACAGAAGATGAGATCATGGCTCAGTCCTTCATCTTTCTGTTGGCTGGATACGAGATGAGCAGCAACACTCTAGCATTCACGTGCTACCTGTTAGCAATCCACCCAGACTGCCAGGCCAAAATCCAACAGGAAGTAGACACGTTCTTCACCAGACAT GAGACAGTAGATTACACTAATGTCCAAGAGCTGAAGTATTTAGACATGGTCATTTGTGAGGCACTCAGACTCTACCCACCTGCATTCAG GTTTTCGCGAGAAATAGGGCCAGAATCTGTGGTAAACGGACAGTTTCTACCTAAAGGGTCATCCCTGGAAATTCCTGTTGGGTTCCTTCACCATG AGCACTGGCCCGAACCGGAGAAATTCATTCCAGAGAG GTTCACTCCAGAAGCCAAGGCCAGCCGGAACCCATTTGTATATCTGCCGTTTGGAGCAGGGCCACGCAGCTGTGTGGCCATGAG GTTCCTCTGGAGTTAA